One segment of Sander vitreus isolate 19-12246 chromosome 20, sanVit1, whole genome shotgun sequence DNA contains the following:
- the LOC144534979 gene encoding pleckstrin homology domain-containing family G member 3-like isoform X1 encodes MPEGSHSALHQGPMGEESPQLSSPLSTSEHDQANADLGSDCYSRLCVEPLDGEGERPVSLASTLSSGSSRDSHSLFGSTVALPSSTTPPIQSEEDIDLELSPAESTGEQAGDRSPSLTCTRGRWQERLEPRVISNQWNNNATSNRKASGEIPHIPAPPVVTHAMAPNPKLTYVDRVVMEIIETERMYVQDLRSIVEDYLAHIIDMSNLPIRPEQVCALFGNIEDIYEFNSELLQSLDMCENDPVAIAQCFVNKSEYFEIYTQYCTNYPNSVAALTDCMRSKTLAKFFSDRQAALRRSLPLGSYLLKPVQRILKYHLLLQEIARHFDSDEEGYEVVQEAIDTMTGVAWYINDMKRKHEHAVRVQEIQSLLINWKGPDLTTNGELVLEGTFHVLRAKNTRTLFLFEKMLLITKKRGEHYVYKTHILCSTLMLLDSAKDPLLFSVIHFKHPKQPHTVQTKSVEEKRLWAHHIKRLILENHNTIVPLKAKDAILDNSNYPGKYHYSPERLKKAESCQADDFHLKGQNGRRRSEPAKPIIRSTRAVLKHADSEGALLGERCSLQPATSVSTLASTLCEPQAESPCVEDVISRRDSLEQLSPTDSDLKLGSSPSEEEEAKEEEEEGESYKEDILMGDDQVADFASSVLAAISCWHYRARALLSTQFTTDDQIRDTAELKTIQREEVETHRQEEKHVAVKETLATQVNAEELCPLDCVPQARKSDQLEMHYSQCHESLVYPLQQEADTPEPQDTSRETGEEDEGESDSSVLQVEETSVLTNGELSEEEEEALSDNKSILPSSVLDQASVIAERFISSLSRRSSLVSEDLGSLACPSPSVDNDVFKSPSACMDFEERTQMLASSSLEPQVTSEAYLSTPAQDPALNALIEGELRSTLSKQDRLLIRKIRRYYEHAEHQDANFSIKRRESLSYIPAGLVRHLSRQLNSVPQEQAVPVHKKGLSRNRPTSWSVFDLPGLEKIRNTDTHQKAEPQRPVEVKARSPSITDSSTTEEEVRLSSDMHKVLQDMEMEEESQEVLQIAEEQLNDSRLEEMQDISSDTSDVTTSKQPPPILEESELSTASDGSSISSPTTTFPAVGGSCQDSSEDKSHVNHGQLPKIISFRTSIDEDQFLQDMGKMKSKVFQLARQYSQRIKNNRPMVWQRNRERANQQGLKTMPAVHEEKMQLRKKGKPNLRLPLKTCDQAIIHEERSPSPGQTPSSEASSQSTVSCPQSPPPETDTFHWPDVQELRIKYTDTSHSSKLTRSCTVPNGMLECCANRCNGCSHKYNSASDLHKALTDCPRTQSETIYKERCPVVEDWTQPQLQPLLCRWSSLDHMLGFLPLHDVQNLQEPVRSCYTASQVSLITKETDKLQDEDSVFQGGLDCATKSAAPVSGKLTESNLVKSLREKFQSLTTSS; translated from the exons AATCTCCTCAGTTGTCCTCGCCCCTCTCCACCAGTGAACATGACCAGGCAAACGCTGACTTGGGCTCAGACTGTTATAGCCGGCTATGTGTGGAGCCATTGGATGGAGAGGGTGAACGTCCAGTGAGCCTGGCGTCCACCCTGTCCTCTGGTTCATCCCGTGATAGTCACAGCCTATTTGGGAGCACCGTAGCCCTTCCTTCCTCGACCACCCCACCCATACAAAGCGAGGAGGACATAGACTTGGAGTTGAGCCCAGCTGAAAGCACCGGAGAGCAGGCAGGGGACCGAAGTCCCTCCCTCACATGCACCAGGGGCCGCTGGCAGGAACGGCTGGAGCCCAGGGTGATCAGCAACCAGTGGAACAACAACGCCACCTCCAACAGGAAGGCAAGTGGTGAAATACCTCACATTCCCGCCCCGCCTGTCGTCACTCACGCCATGGCGCCCAACCCAAAGCTGACCTATGTGGATCGTGTTGTCATGGAGATCATTGAGACAGAGCGCATGTACGTCCAGGACCTGCGCAGCATCGTGGAG GATTACTTGGCTCACATTATTGATATGAGTAACCTTCCCATACGGCCAGAGCAAGTGTGTGCCCTGTTTGGAAACATAGAGGACATCTATGAGTTCAACAG TGAACTGCTGCAGTCCTTAGACATGTGTGAGAACGACCCTGTGGCCATCGCTCAATGCTTTGTAAATAAG AGTGAATACTTTGAAATATACACTCAGTATTGCACCAACTATCCCAA CTCGGTGGCAGCACTGACTGACTGCATGAGGAGTAAAACTTTGGCCAAGTTCTTTAGCGACCGACAAGCTGCTCTGAGGCGCTCCCTGCCTTTGGGATCCTATCTGCTAAAGCCGGTGCAGAGGATCCTGAAGTATCACCTGCTACTTCAG GAAATTGCAAGGCACTTCGACTCAGACGAGGAGGGCTATGAGGTTGTTCAGGAGGCCATAGACACCATGACCGGAGTGGCCTGGTACATCAATGATATGAAGAGGAAACACGAACATGCTGTCAGAGTGCAG GAGATACAGTCTCTTCTGATCAACTGGAAGGGTCCTGACCTGACCACCAATGGAGAGCTGGTGCTGGAGGGCACCTTTCATGTCCTGCGGGCCAAGAACACCCGTACACTCTTCCTCTTCGAAAAGATGCTCCTTATTACCAAGAAAAGAGGGGAACACTATGTCTACAAGACCCACATCTTA TGCTCCACCCTAATGCTACTTGACAGTGCCAAAGATCCTCTGCTCTTCAGTGTCATCCATTTCAAGCATCCCAAGCAACCACATACAGTGCAG ACCAAGTCAGTAGAAGAGAAGCGTCTCTGGGCCCATCACATTAAGAGGCTGATTCTTGAGAACCACAACACCATCGTCCCACTGAAG GCAAAAGACGCCATCCTGGACAATTCTAACT ATCCAGGGAAGTACCACTATAGTCCTGAGAGGCTGAAGAAAGCAGAGTCCTGCCAAGCTGACGACTTCCATCTTAAAGGGCAAAATGGGAGAAGGAgatcag agCCTGCAAAACCAATCATAAGGAGCACAAGAG CTGTTTTAAag CATGCAGACAGTGAGGGTGCACTGCTGGGGGAGAGATGCTCCCTTCAGCCAGCTACTAGTGTCAGTACACTGGCCTCCACTCTATGCGAGCCCCAGGCTGAGAGTCCATGTGTGGAGGATGTAATTTCCAGAAGGGACTCTCTGGAGCAGCTAAGTCCTACTGACAGTGACCTGAAACTGGGCTCTTCACccagtgaggaagaggaggcaaaggaagaggaggaggagggggagagttACAAGGAAGATATACTGATGGGAGATGACCAGGTAGCCGACTTTGCCAGCTCAGTGCTGGCAGCCATCTCCTGCTGGCACTATAGAGCCAGGGCTTTGCTTTCTACTCAGTTCACAACG GATGATCAGATCAGAGATACGGCGGAACTGAAAACTATACAGAGAGAGGAGGTAGAAACTCACAGGCAGGAGGAAAAACATGTGGCTGTGAAAGAAACTCTCGCCACACAG GTCAATGCGGAGGAGCTGTGCCCTCTAGACTGTGTCCCTCAAGCAAGGAAGAGCGATCAGCTGGAGATGCATTACTCCCAGTGTCACGAGTCTCTTGTCTACCCTTTGCAACAAGAAGCCGACACACCAGAACCTCAGGATACCTCAAGAGAAACTGGAGAGGAAGATGAAGGCGAGAGTGATTCCTCTGTTCTCCAAGTGGAGGAGACGAGTGTACTGACGAATGGGGAGCTctcagaggaggaagaagaggcgCTTTCAGACAATAAAAGCATCCTACCTTCCTCTGTGTTGGACCAGGCAAGTGTGATAGCGGAGCGCTTCATCAGCAGCCTCTCCAGACGGAGCAGTCTGGTCTCAGAGGACTTGGGTTCCCTCGCCTGCCCCTCACCCTCAGTAGATAATGACGTCTTCAAAAGCCCCTCAGCTTGCATGGACTTTGAGGAACGGACCCAAATGTTGGCCAGCTCTTCCCTAGAGCCACAGGTGACCTCAGAGGCTTACCTTTCAACTCCTGCACAAGATCCTGCACTGAATGCCCTCATTGAAGGGGAACTCAGGTCCACTCTCTCTAAACAAGATCGCCTCCTCATCCGCAAGATCAGAAGATACTACGAGCACGCTGAGCACCAAGATGCTAACTTTAGCATCAAGCGCAGGGAGAGTCTCTCCTATATCCCAGCAGGTCTGGTCCGGCACCTGAGCCGACAGCTTAACAGTGTTCCTCAGGAGCAGGCTGTCCCAGTCCACAAGAAAGGCCTCTCTCGGAACCGCCCCACTTCCTGGTCTGTGTTTGACCTTCCTGGCTTGGAAAAGATTCGAAACACTGACACTCATCAAAAGGCGGAACCACAGAGACCAGTGGAGGTCAAGGCTAGATCTCCGAGCATCACAGATTCCTCTACCACAGAAGAAGAGGTCAGACTCTCATCAGACATGCACAAGGTTCTGCAAGACATGGAAATGGAGGAGGAGAGCCAAGAAGTCCTGCAGATTGCTGAGGAGCAACTTAATGACTCAAGATTAGAAGAGATGCAGGATATCAGCTCAGACACTTCAGATGTTACAACCAGTAAGCAACCACCTCCTATTTTAGAAGAGTCTGAATTAAGCACTGCCTCAGATGGCTCTTCCATCTCATCCCCCACCACCACCTTTCCAGCAGTGGGAGGATCCTGTCAGGACTCATCTGAAGACAAGAGCCATGTAAACCATGGCCAACTACCCAAGATTATTAGCTTCCGAACGAGTATTGACGAGGACCAGTTCCTACAAGACATGGGAAAGATGAAAAGCAAGGTGTTCCAGCTGGCACGTCAGTACAGTCAGCGCATCAAAAATAACAGACCAATGGTCTGGCAGAGGAACCGAGAAAGAGCAAATCAACAGGGCTTGAAGACTATGCCTGCTGTCCACGAGGAGAAGATGCAATTAAGGAAAAAGG gtAAACCCAACCTGAGATTGCCCTTAAAGACTTGCGATCAGGCGATCATCCACGAAGAGCGTTCTCCGAGCCCGGGCCAGACCCCCAGCTCTGAAGCCAGCTCCCAGAGCACAGTTAGCTGCCCACAAAGCCCACCACCAGAGACAGATACCTTCCACTGGCCTGACGTACAGGAGTTGCGCATCAAATACACAGACACCTCCCACTCCTCAAAATTAACCCGTAGCTGCACAGTCCCAAACGGCATGCTGGAGTGCTGTGCAAACAGGTGTAATGGCTGCTCACACAAGTACAATAGTGCCTCTGATCTTCACAAAGCTCTGACAGATTGTCCAAGGACACAGTCTGAAACGATATACAAAGAAAGGTGTCCTGTGGT
- the LOC144534979 gene encoding pleckstrin homology domain-containing family G member 3-like isoform X2 has product MAPNPKLTYVDRVVMEIIETERMYVQDLRSIVEDYLAHIIDMSNLPIRPEQVCALFGNIEDIYEFNSELLQSLDMCENDPVAIAQCFVNKSEYFEIYTQYCTNYPNSVAALTDCMRSKTLAKFFSDRQAALRRSLPLGSYLLKPVQRILKYHLLLQEIARHFDSDEEGYEVVQEAIDTMTGVAWYINDMKRKHEHAVRVQEIQSLLINWKGPDLTTNGELVLEGTFHVLRAKNTRTLFLFEKMLLITKKRGEHYVYKTHILCSTLMLLDSAKDPLLFSVIHFKHPKQPHTVQTKSVEEKRLWAHHIKRLILENHNTIVPLKAKDAILDNSNYPGKYHYSPERLKKAESCQADDFHLKGQNGRRRSEPAKPIIRSTRAVLKHADSEGALLGERCSLQPATSVSTLASTLCEPQAESPCVEDVISRRDSLEQLSPTDSDLKLGSSPSEEEEAKEEEEEGESYKEDILMGDDQVADFASSVLAAISCWHYRARALLSTQFTTDDQIRDTAELKTIQREEVETHRQEEKHVAVKETLATQVNAEELCPLDCVPQARKSDQLEMHYSQCHESLVYPLQQEADTPEPQDTSRETGEEDEGESDSSVLQVEETSVLTNGELSEEEEEALSDNKSILPSSVLDQASVIAERFISSLSRRSSLVSEDLGSLACPSPSVDNDVFKSPSACMDFEERTQMLASSSLEPQVTSEAYLSTPAQDPALNALIEGELRSTLSKQDRLLIRKIRRYYEHAEHQDANFSIKRRESLSYIPAGLVRHLSRQLNSVPQEQAVPVHKKGLSRNRPTSWSVFDLPGLEKIRNTDTHQKAEPQRPVEVKARSPSITDSSTTEEEVRLSSDMHKVLQDMEMEEESQEVLQIAEEQLNDSRLEEMQDISSDTSDVTTSKQPPPILEESELSTASDGSSISSPTTTFPAVGGSCQDSSEDKSHVNHGQLPKIISFRTSIDEDQFLQDMGKMKSKVFQLARQYSQRIKNNRPMVWQRNRERANQQGLKTMPAVHEEKMQLRKKGKPNLRLPLKTCDQAIIHEERSPSPGQTPSSEASSQSTVSCPQSPPPETDTFHWPDVQELRIKYTDTSHSSKLTRSCTVPNGMLECCANRCNGCSHKYNSASDLHKALTDCPRTQSETIYKERCPVVEDWTQPQLQPLLCRWSSLDHMLGFLPLHDVQNLQEPVRSCYTASQVSLITKETDKLQDEDSVFQGGLDCATKSAAPVSGKLTESNLVKSLREKFQSLTTSS; this is encoded by the exons ATGGCGCCCAACCCAAAGCTGACCTATGTGGATCGTGTTGTCATGGAGATCATTGAGACAGAGCGCATGTACGTCCAGGACCTGCGCAGCATCGTGGAG GATTACTTGGCTCACATTATTGATATGAGTAACCTTCCCATACGGCCAGAGCAAGTGTGTGCCCTGTTTGGAAACATAGAGGACATCTATGAGTTCAACAG TGAACTGCTGCAGTCCTTAGACATGTGTGAGAACGACCCTGTGGCCATCGCTCAATGCTTTGTAAATAAG AGTGAATACTTTGAAATATACACTCAGTATTGCACCAACTATCCCAA CTCGGTGGCAGCACTGACTGACTGCATGAGGAGTAAAACTTTGGCCAAGTTCTTTAGCGACCGACAAGCTGCTCTGAGGCGCTCCCTGCCTTTGGGATCCTATCTGCTAAAGCCGGTGCAGAGGATCCTGAAGTATCACCTGCTACTTCAG GAAATTGCAAGGCACTTCGACTCAGACGAGGAGGGCTATGAGGTTGTTCAGGAGGCCATAGACACCATGACCGGAGTGGCCTGGTACATCAATGATATGAAGAGGAAACACGAACATGCTGTCAGAGTGCAG GAGATACAGTCTCTTCTGATCAACTGGAAGGGTCCTGACCTGACCACCAATGGAGAGCTGGTGCTGGAGGGCACCTTTCATGTCCTGCGGGCCAAGAACACCCGTACACTCTTCCTCTTCGAAAAGATGCTCCTTATTACCAAGAAAAGAGGGGAACACTATGTCTACAAGACCCACATCTTA TGCTCCACCCTAATGCTACTTGACAGTGCCAAAGATCCTCTGCTCTTCAGTGTCATCCATTTCAAGCATCCCAAGCAACCACATACAGTGCAG ACCAAGTCAGTAGAAGAGAAGCGTCTCTGGGCCCATCACATTAAGAGGCTGATTCTTGAGAACCACAACACCATCGTCCCACTGAAG GCAAAAGACGCCATCCTGGACAATTCTAACT ATCCAGGGAAGTACCACTATAGTCCTGAGAGGCTGAAGAAAGCAGAGTCCTGCCAAGCTGACGACTTCCATCTTAAAGGGCAAAATGGGAGAAGGAgatcag agCCTGCAAAACCAATCATAAGGAGCACAAGAG CTGTTTTAAag CATGCAGACAGTGAGGGTGCACTGCTGGGGGAGAGATGCTCCCTTCAGCCAGCTACTAGTGTCAGTACACTGGCCTCCACTCTATGCGAGCCCCAGGCTGAGAGTCCATGTGTGGAGGATGTAATTTCCAGAAGGGACTCTCTGGAGCAGCTAAGTCCTACTGACAGTGACCTGAAACTGGGCTCTTCACccagtgaggaagaggaggcaaaggaagaggaggaggagggggagagttACAAGGAAGATATACTGATGGGAGATGACCAGGTAGCCGACTTTGCCAGCTCAGTGCTGGCAGCCATCTCCTGCTGGCACTATAGAGCCAGGGCTTTGCTTTCTACTCAGTTCACAACG GATGATCAGATCAGAGATACGGCGGAACTGAAAACTATACAGAGAGAGGAGGTAGAAACTCACAGGCAGGAGGAAAAACATGTGGCTGTGAAAGAAACTCTCGCCACACAG GTCAATGCGGAGGAGCTGTGCCCTCTAGACTGTGTCCCTCAAGCAAGGAAGAGCGATCAGCTGGAGATGCATTACTCCCAGTGTCACGAGTCTCTTGTCTACCCTTTGCAACAAGAAGCCGACACACCAGAACCTCAGGATACCTCAAGAGAAACTGGAGAGGAAGATGAAGGCGAGAGTGATTCCTCTGTTCTCCAAGTGGAGGAGACGAGTGTACTGACGAATGGGGAGCTctcagaggaggaagaagaggcgCTTTCAGACAATAAAAGCATCCTACCTTCCTCTGTGTTGGACCAGGCAAGTGTGATAGCGGAGCGCTTCATCAGCAGCCTCTCCAGACGGAGCAGTCTGGTCTCAGAGGACTTGGGTTCCCTCGCCTGCCCCTCACCCTCAGTAGATAATGACGTCTTCAAAAGCCCCTCAGCTTGCATGGACTTTGAGGAACGGACCCAAATGTTGGCCAGCTCTTCCCTAGAGCCACAGGTGACCTCAGAGGCTTACCTTTCAACTCCTGCACAAGATCCTGCACTGAATGCCCTCATTGAAGGGGAACTCAGGTCCACTCTCTCTAAACAAGATCGCCTCCTCATCCGCAAGATCAGAAGATACTACGAGCACGCTGAGCACCAAGATGCTAACTTTAGCATCAAGCGCAGGGAGAGTCTCTCCTATATCCCAGCAGGTCTGGTCCGGCACCTGAGCCGACAGCTTAACAGTGTTCCTCAGGAGCAGGCTGTCCCAGTCCACAAGAAAGGCCTCTCTCGGAACCGCCCCACTTCCTGGTCTGTGTTTGACCTTCCTGGCTTGGAAAAGATTCGAAACACTGACACTCATCAAAAGGCGGAACCACAGAGACCAGTGGAGGTCAAGGCTAGATCTCCGAGCATCACAGATTCCTCTACCACAGAAGAAGAGGTCAGACTCTCATCAGACATGCACAAGGTTCTGCAAGACATGGAAATGGAGGAGGAGAGCCAAGAAGTCCTGCAGATTGCTGAGGAGCAACTTAATGACTCAAGATTAGAAGAGATGCAGGATATCAGCTCAGACACTTCAGATGTTACAACCAGTAAGCAACCACCTCCTATTTTAGAAGAGTCTGAATTAAGCACTGCCTCAGATGGCTCTTCCATCTCATCCCCCACCACCACCTTTCCAGCAGTGGGAGGATCCTGTCAGGACTCATCTGAAGACAAGAGCCATGTAAACCATGGCCAACTACCCAAGATTATTAGCTTCCGAACGAGTATTGACGAGGACCAGTTCCTACAAGACATGGGAAAGATGAAAAGCAAGGTGTTCCAGCTGGCACGTCAGTACAGTCAGCGCATCAAAAATAACAGACCAATGGTCTGGCAGAGGAACCGAGAAAGAGCAAATCAACAGGGCTTGAAGACTATGCCTGCTGTCCACGAGGAGAAGATGCAATTAAGGAAAAAGG gtAAACCCAACCTGAGATTGCCCTTAAAGACTTGCGATCAGGCGATCATCCACGAAGAGCGTTCTCCGAGCCCGGGCCAGACCCCCAGCTCTGAAGCCAGCTCCCAGAGCACAGTTAGCTGCCCACAAAGCCCACCACCAGAGACAGATACCTTCCACTGGCCTGACGTACAGGAGTTGCGCATCAAATACACAGACACCTCCCACTCCTCAAAATTAACCCGTAGCTGCACAGTCCCAAACGGCATGCTGGAGTGCTGTGCAAACAGGTGTAATGGCTGCTCACACAAGTACAATAGTGCCTCTGATCTTCACAAAGCTCTGACAGATTGTCCAAGGACACAGTCTGAAACGATATACAAAGAAAGGTGTCCTGTGGT